A stretch of DNA from Spirosoma endbachense:
TGGAGGATGAGGAGGCCCATCCGGTTGATGCGGCCCTCGCTGACGATCGAATGCGTTGAAAGGGGGCCTACGATCACCGGAGCGCGACCCGAACGGTGGACCGGAGCGCCTATCAAGCATCATTTCCTCCACAAAGATCTGTCGAACCCAGGCCAGTGGCGTATTCTCTGCTGGTACTTTGAAGAAAAACCACTGCTCAATACGATACGGAAGATAAACTGAACCTACTATACAGCTAACCGCGATAAGCGCGTATTTTCGGTATTGTTTGGTCAGAAACCAACGGGGAACAAATACAGTATGGTTCAAATAAGAAAACAGAACAAACAGAATATAGGCTAGTCCATTCTGCACCAGATGCTCGTGCGGCCTTAATGGATGCAGGCTTAGGCCGTTGTAGACGAAATAAAAAAGTGGCAGAATTACCAGAGCAATTCCGATCAATAAATGGGTGCTATAGGCTCTTAACCAGGCTATCATTCAATTCGTTAACTAGATAGCAAATGTATTCGAATCGATCGAAGCCTGGGAATAATTGTGGTTAATGGGACGAAAACAGGGGTTAATCTGGCTATAGAACAGCAAACTACTGGAAGACTGCACTGCCGGGGCGGAGTGGAACGAGTAGGTCAATAGGGTAGTTTTGCCAAAAAGGATTACTTCTTTACATTGTTATACTCCACATCGGTGACTGGCTTCATCCAGGTGACTCGTCCTTTGGTGGTGTTGGGCGTGATGGCGACCTGCATAAATCCGACCGTTGGCGAAGCGCCATGCCAGTGCGGTACGTTCGGGGGGCATTTTATAGCGTCACCTTTCCTAAGGATCTGGATGGGTTTTCCCCGCTCCTGATAGTAACCAATGCCCCCCATTGCCAGCAGCACCTGTCCGCCCGCGTGGCTATGCCAATGAGAGCGGGCGCCCGGCTCGAAGGTCACATAACCCACCGGAATGTTGAAGGCGCTATCGGGCTCAATCAATTGCTGCACCCAGACGGTTCCGGTAAAGTTAGTAGTCGGAGCCCGCTGCCCTTTCGGAAAAATAGCACCCGTATCCGTTACGCTTTCCGTTCGGGTTTGGGCGTTTGCCTCAACGCTGGCTAAACTGATCAGCAGGGCAGTAAGGGTTACTCCTATCGCTTTGTTTTTCATTGGGTTGGCTACTAAACTACTTCCTGTTCATCCTTTTTCTTACCGTCTTGACGCTACGACCTGCGTCAAAACTGCCCGGCCTGCTTCAGCCTCCGCTTTGCCGACGGCAGTCTCGATCAGGCCAAGTGCCTGTTTCAATTGTGGTTCGATCAGACCCATGTGTAAACAGATGCCCAGATGTGATTGCAGCATCGGCTCGACACCCCCGATGCTGGTCAGCACCGAAATGGTAGTCAGTTCCCGATCGGTATAACTCAGTACATCACGCTCGAACAGATCAGCAAACAGGTGTTCTTTCAGAAAAACTTCGATCTCCGGGCTGAAAGCAGCATACCCTCGTTTTGGCCCGGATTCAGGCTGTCCGGTCAGCTGTTCAAGGACTTTTTTACCACGCTCATATTTAGGTTCACGACTGGTAATCGGCGTTGATTCCTTGCCTATCTTATCGGTAATACCTTTTTTCTTTCGTTCGTCCAGCAC
This window harbors:
- a CDS encoding cupin domain-containing protein; this translates as MKNKAIGVTLTALLISLASVEANAQTRTESVTDTGAIFPKGQRAPTTNFTGTVWVQQLIEPDSAFNIPVGYVTFEPGARSHWHSHAGGQVLLAMGGIGYYQERGKPIQILRKGDAIKCPPNVPHWHGASPTVGFMQVAITPNTTKGRVTWMKPVTDVEYNNVKK
- a CDS encoding carboxymuconolactone decarboxylase family protein, with the translated sequence MRITFCSMIVGLFIAFNPLTAQNQMNQSATLSPNQQSIVAISALTATGELQKLQSALNTGLDAGLTVNEIKEVLVHLYAYCGFPRSIRGLQTLMTVLDERKKKGITDKIGKESTPITSREPKYERGKKVLEQLTGQPESGPKRGYAAFSPEIEVFLKEHLFADLFERDVLSYTDRELTTISVLTSIGGVEPMLQSHLGICLHMGLIEPQLKQALGLIETAVGKAEAEAGRAVLTQVVASRR